One segment of Gasterosteus aculeatus chromosome 3, fGasAcu3.hap1.1, whole genome shotgun sequence DNA contains the following:
- the LOC120815645 gene encoding double-stranded RNA-specific editase B2: protein MAQVHAGTCGGDMERSQRDVKEKTKRKRRRRCKGKERGNVLSTLINPISHCDAGVSSAEDADNSSTSSLEVKENRDDGGQLDGQLLRRYRPSAFCTAFPKRGPRAPKRKRLHQSHPTCKRAAWAAARKNALVQLNELRPGPRYEVASKTGPPHAPVFSVAVEVSGFRFEGRGPTKKQAKMRAAELALRSFVQFPNASQVHASPPRPTGAPSDFAVDQLEPPGAFLGEFELRESCDLPHRNAAKKELFSSVYGHRRVVRLALDFTSSRPKRRPAGAAVPERLSPVALLSELRPGIRYTCLTERVHGRPARSFVMVVRLEGRVFEGCGHSKRSAKARAAGAALQSVYGIGLGPERKVTGLQHQLPQFFAESIFQLVEEKYSELRHGRSSTSPYARHKGLAAVVMTRGFDLRSSRVVSLATGTKCRDSDGVGDREGTLSDCHAEVLSRRALVRFLYAQLELLLCEPADCEEQSIFVPNTAGGGFRLRDGVFFHMYASSSPCGDARLNCPHETTAAYPSRRFHCHLRVKVDGGEGTLPITARGANQNPQPLVTMSCTDKIAKWSVVGLQGALLSHLVEPVYLHSLTVGTLSHTGHLRRAVARRLAPVRRLPFPYRRQKLLLGCVSSSAARPAGKAPNVSVNWSRGDGGLEEIRASTGRGEADGTPSRLCRRSMFARWQRLQQQLNSANAAQRTYSGSKMAAGRYQRAMQQFTGALRDGGLGTWLRKPPESGRSNASV from the exons AACGAGGCAACGTGTTATCGACTCTCATCAATCCCATAAGTCACTGCGATGCCGGAGTATCATCCGCTGAGGATGCAGACAATTCAA GTACGAGCAGTCTGGAGGTGAAAGAGAACCGTGATGATGGCGGCCAGCTCGACGGCCAGCTGCTGCGGAGGTATCGCCCGTCGGCCTTCTGCACGGCTTTCCCCAAGCGCGGGCCGAGGGCCCCCAAGAGGAAGCGGCTCCACCAAAGCCACCCGACCTGCAAGAGAGCGGCCTGGGCGGCGGCTCGCAAGAACGCGCTGGTGCAGCTGAACGAGCTGCGGCCCGGTCCGCGGTACGAGGTGGCGTCGAAGACGGGCCCCCCTCACGCCCCGGTGTTCTCCGTGGCCGTCGAGGTCAGCGGCTTCCGCTTCGAGGGCCGAGGGCCCACCAAGAAGCAGGCCAAGATGAGGGCCGCGGAGCTGGCCCTGCGCTCATTCGTCCAGTTCCCCAACGCCTCCCAAGTTCACGCCTCCCCGCCCCGCCCCACCGGCGCTCCCTCGGACTTCGCAGTGGACCAGCTGGAGCCCCCCGGCGCTTTCCTCGGGGAGTTCGAGCTGCGCGAGAGCTGCGACCTTCCGCACCGCAACGCGGCGAAGAAAGAGCTGTTCTCCAGCGTTTACGGCCACAGGCGAGTCGTCCGCCTGGCGCTGGACTTCACCTCCAGTCGCCCGAAGAGACGGCCCGCCGGCGCCGCGGTGCCCGAGCGGCTCAGCCCGGTGGCGCTGCTCAGCGAGCTGCGACCGGGGATCAGGTACACGTGCCTGACGGAGAGGGTGCACGGCCGGCCGGCGAGGAGCTTCGTCATGGTGGTCCGGCTGGAGGGGAGGGTGTTCGAAGGGTGTGGTCACAGTAAAAGGTCGGCCAAGGCGCGGGCAGCCGGCGCCGCCCTGCAGTCCGTTTACGGCATCGGTCTGGGACCGGAGAGGAAGGTCACGGGTCTCCAACACCAGCTACCTCAG TTCTTCGCAGAGTCAATcttccagctggtggaggagaaatACTCGGAGCTGAGGCACGgacgctcctccacctccccgtaCGCCCGCCACAAAGGCCTGGCAGCGGTCGTAATGACCAGAG GATTTGACCTGAGGTCGTCGCGGGTGGTGTCTCTGGCCACCGGGACTAAGTGTCGGGACTCGGACGGCGTCGGCGACCGCGAGGGTACGCTCAGCGACTGCCACGCCGAAGTCCTCAGTCGGAGGGCGCTGGTCCGATTCCTGTACGctcagctggagctgctgctctg TGAGCCGGCAGACTGTGAGGAACAATCCATCTTCGTCCCAAATACAGCCGGTGGCGGCTTCCGGCTGCGGGACGGCGTCTTCTTCCACATGTACGCCAGCTCGTCGCCGTGTGGAGACGCTCGACTCAACTGCCCCCACGAGACCACGGCTGCAT ATCCCAGCAGGAGGTTCCACTGTCACCTCAGGGTGAAGGTGGACGGAGGCGAGGGAACGCTGCCCATCACAGCGCGGGGGGCCAATCAGAACCCTCAACCTCTCGTCACCATGTCCTGCACCGACAAGATCGCAAA GTGGAGTGTTGTGGGCCTCCAGGGGGCGCTCCTGTCTCACCTGGTGGAGCCGGTCTACCTGCACAGCCTGACGGTGGGGACCCTCAGCCACACGGGTCACCTGCGCCGGGCCGTGGCCCGCCGCCTCGCTCCCGTCAGGCGCCTCCCGTTCCCGTACCGCCGGCAGAAGCTGCTGCTCGGCT GCGTCAGCAGCAGTGCGGCTCGGCCGGCGGGCAAAGCGCCGAACGTCAGCGTGAACTGGAGTCGGGGCGACGGAGGCCTGGAGGAGATCCGCGCGTCCACAGGACGCGGCGAGGCGGACGGGACGCCGTCGCGGCTCTGCAGGCGCTCCATGTTCGCCCGGTGGcaaaggctgcagcagcag CTGAACAGTGCAAATGCGGCTCAGAGGACTTATTCCGGTTCCAAGATGGCTGCTGGACGCTACCAAAGGGCGATGCAGCAGTTCACCGGCGCTCTGCGGGACGGAGGGCTCGGGACCTGGCTCAGAAAACCTCCAGAATCGGGTCGCTCCAACGCCAGCGTGTGA